A genomic window from Arthrobacter sp. FW305-BF8 includes:
- a CDS encoding alkaline shock response membrane anchor protein AmaP, with translation MPWWSWILIWVALVSLSLLFFVLMGVRLFRQFMATVKELGEAGDKLTSLPVAAAASAGADPLPGPYAVGVAPGMAPFASPHQMQHDYHASKEARREARRQRRVRRKTDRGQPQRLRDIEFR, from the coding sequence ATGCCTTGGTGGTCCTGGATTCTTATTTGGGTGGCGCTTGTGTCACTGTCGCTGCTGTTCTTCGTGCTCATGGGCGTTCGCCTGTTCCGCCAGTTCATGGCAACGGTCAAGGAGCTCGGCGAAGCGGGCGACAAACTCACCAGCCTTCCGGTTGCGGCGGCAGCGTCCGCGGGCGCGGACCCGTTGCCTGGCCCGTACGCCGTCGGGGTGGCGCCGGGCATGGCGCCTTTTGCCTCGCCGCACCAGATGCAGCATGATTACCACGCTTCCAAAGAGGCCCGCAGGGAGGCCCGGCGCCAGCGCCGGGTCCGCCGGAAGACCGATCGGGGCCAGCCCCAGCGGCTGCGCGACATCGAATTCAGATAA
- the tatA gene encoding Sec-independent protein translocase subunit TatA, translating to MRLEGWHLIIIIVLALVLFAAPKLPGMARSLGQSMRIFKSEVREMKKDGAPEAKDGSDPVEGTVVNHPRSAATDNRPADGNDVPPPNRA from the coding sequence ATGAGGCTTGAAGGCTGGCATCTCATCATCATCATCGTCCTGGCTTTGGTGCTCTTCGCTGCACCGAAACTTCCCGGCATGGCCCGGAGCCTCGGCCAGTCGATGCGCATTTTCAAGTCGGAAGTCCGCGAAATGAAAAAGGACGGAGCCCCTGAAGCCAAGGACGGCTCGGATCCCGTCGAAGGCACCGTGGTCAATCACCCGCGTTCCGCCGCCACGGACAACCGTCCCGCAGACGGGAACGACGTTCCGCCGCCCAACCGCGCCTAG
- the tatC gene encoding twin-arginine translocase subunit TatC: MALLDHLRELRNRLFKSAIAVVLATVAGFLVYQPMLAALIKPIKDLNESEGRQASLNFDGVASSFDLMIQVSVFLGLILASPVWLYQLWAFIVPGLHKKERRLALSFVAAAVPLFIGGVTMAWLVLPNAVRVLTDFTPSGGSNFISAQVYLSFVLRLLLAFGIAFLLPVVLVGLNLAGILRGEQLIKSWRITVFLVCLFAAMAAPGGDAMSMFYLAGPMLLLFFLAIGLCVLNDRRRARRAVKRAAETEATADIGTPSSELKNL, encoded by the coding sequence ATGGCTCTGCTGGACCATCTGCGCGAACTCAGGAACCGGCTGTTCAAATCCGCCATTGCCGTTGTGCTCGCCACAGTTGCGGGTTTCCTGGTCTACCAGCCCATGCTCGCGGCCCTGATCAAACCGATCAAGGACCTCAACGAGAGCGAGGGCCGGCAGGCGTCACTCAACTTCGACGGCGTGGCGAGCTCCTTCGATCTGATGATCCAGGTGTCGGTGTTCCTGGGATTGATCCTGGCCAGCCCGGTCTGGCTGTACCAGCTCTGGGCGTTCATCGTCCCCGGACTGCACAAGAAGGAACGCCGGCTGGCGTTGTCCTTCGTGGCGGCCGCAGTGCCGCTCTTCATCGGCGGCGTGACGATGGCATGGCTTGTCCTGCCCAATGCAGTCCGGGTCCTCACCGACTTCACGCCCTCCGGCGGGTCCAACTTCATCAGCGCGCAGGTCTACCTGTCCTTTGTGCTGCGGTTGCTGCTGGCGTTCGGCATCGCCTTCCTGCTCCCTGTTGTCCTGGTCGGGCTGAACCTCGCCGGAATCCTCCGCGGGGAGCAGCTCATCAAGAGTTGGCGCATCACAGTGTTCCTTGTCTGCCTGTTCGCAGCCATGGCCGCCCCCGGCGGCGACGCGATGAGCATGTTCTACCTTGCCGGCCCCATGCTCCTGCTCTTCTTCCTGGCCATCGGCCTGTGCGTCCTGAACGACCGCCGGCGGGCACGCCGGGCAGTGAAGCGCGCCGCTGAGACAGAGGCCACAGCCGATATCGGAACTCCGAGCAGCGAGCTGAAGAATCTCTAG